DNA from Debaryomyces hansenii CBS767 chromosome A complete sequence:
GCATATCCTCTTTCAACTGTGTTCTATATAATGCATCgtctttttgttttttaaTATCTGCTCTTGTGGTCTTTGTCGTTATTGGCTTGGTACTTAAGTCTACCGTTTGGCCCCAATCATCTACAACTTTTTGTAACATTTCGTGGGACCTTGGAACATCTTTAATATCGGGATATCTATCTTCTATAGCTTTGTGGATGTTCAGAGTGGTCCATCTATATGCATAATATGGTTTCGGAATTATGAACCATCCATAATTTGTATGAATTGCGTGGAAATCATAAGGTTTCTGAACCACCAAGTGAGATGGCAAGAATTCTATTGGTTTAGATGTAGCAGTACGGTAACCAGCTTTTGCCAGTACCCCATAGCACATCTTGCTTATCCTTAACATGTTAAATGCACCCAAGCTCTTGTAAATCTCCAGCTTTAGCTACATTGAGTAATTTCTTCgtacaaatatttttcgCATCGGGGGGGAGTTTTATCAAATGGCATACTCCAGAATTTGTATTATAACCTTCTTCCTGACAacattaattataatatagaCGATAGGTAAAATGCAGACACCCAACTCTCCATTATTCCCTGCTCAGAAGTTGACGTTATCACCCAGCGCAGTAAGTTTGGGTGGATTAACCGGGACATCGTCTGGAGTTGGTAGTTCAACCTTGATACCTCAGTTGCCTGATAAGCCGTTGACAGAAACTTCATCTATACAGGTGTATGTGGTACCAGCAGAAAAGGATTTGTTCATGCAAGGATTTGAGCCAGAAGAATACGAAGGTAGGCCGCCTACATTATTGAGAGGTTGTTTGTTCTTGCGGGTACTTAAACCGTCCAAAATTAGATCAGTGACTTTAACATTCAAGGGTCAACAACGAACGGATTGGCCAGAAGGTATACCACCTAAAAAAACTTCATATGTGGAGCTAAATGACATATTGTCTCATACGTGGCCATTCTACCAGCTGGGAAATCCTCTACACAGCGCTAATGGAGGAGCAGACTTCTTTCAAGAGTTACTGAAGGATCACAATTCAGAGGTGGAGAACTCGACTCTCAATGTACCACTACCTGTTTCAAGATCACGCTCTCCTGCAGCAGAGAACGGACTTGGTAACTTTTTCACCAGAAATTTGTCACCAGCTACCAGTTTTATGAGGAGAGCCGCATCACCTTCGTCGACGGTCAACGAATCTTTTTCGGATCTTACGTCAGTGTTGTCTACTGAGACAGATCCGTTGAAGCCAGCGTTATTTACTCCGGGTGATTATATCTATAACTTTGAACATCCGTTGCACCCATCGATTCCGGAAACGTCCTCGGTGACATTTGGGGAagtattttattatattgaagCATCAGTTGTAAGAGCTGGAACCTTTAAGCTGAACCTAACTGGGAAATTACCgattaatataattagaACACCCTCAGAATCGAATATGGAAGAAAACGaaccaataataataacgaGGGATTGGGATGACCAATTAAGATACGATATTGTTATCGGGAGAAAATCGATTGTATTAGACTCATACTTGCCGTTAGCATTTAGATTTGTGCCATTATGGGGAAAGGTTGCTTTACATAGAATAAGAGTATACTTGTCTGagaatttggaatattattGTCAGAACAAAAAGGTTCACAGGCTTGAACCTCCCAAGAAATATCTTTTACTAGAACATAAGGCAAAGAAAGGAAAATCGCTATTATCTGAAAAACTGGGacaagatgaagatgaagacgatgatgCAGAGATATTACCgaaagaattggaatttcAACTATTTGTTCCAAGAGTGTTAAGTGGTAGAATCAAGCATGAAATACATCCTGACACGTCatatgaaaatattcaagCACACCATTGGATAAAAATTTGTTTAAGGCTTTCTAAAACAGATCCCGAAGATCCTTCGAAGAGGAAGCATTATGAAATTCTGATTGATTCACCAATTCATATTTTGTCGTCATTAGCTGCACACGTGAATACTTTATTGCCGGCGTACGATGAGCATCTTGTATTAAGCCCATCCTATAATGTACAAGACCATGCTACTCCACCTTTATCTCCAGAGGTTATACCTATTGACAATACTACTGTAGCCGGTAGAAATATACTGAGAAAAGGAACTGAGAATAGTGTTTCATTAGATGAAGTAATAGAACGCCCACATGCGAATTTTGAGCATATTACTAACCATAACGGCACATTTGATGATTCTGATGCAGATATGCATTTAGAGGCTAACTTGTATCTGCCACCAGATGATAATAGACCAGAAATGGCATCTCCACAAGCTCTACCACATCTGGGAACATTTAACTCGCCTATTCAAAGGCCAATCCATTTCGTTAGAAAGCCTTCTATTAACCCTCCTccatttcaagaaaatacTAATGATATGCTTATTGGTGTGGATAATCTCCCACCACCAGCATACGAAGAGGAAGATCATTCATTGTCTATGTCACCCTTAAGAATTGATGAAAGTAGTGACAGAGGAAGAAGTAAGTCAAACCTGCGCTTTCCTGGATTAACCATGACTGTTTCACATGAAGGCCCTGtaaagaatttattaagcCAACAACTTCGAAAATCTGAAAGTGAACTCTCCAGAAAGTATGAAAGTGAAGatatttctgataatgTCTCATCTGTTAAGCCTCCAACCATGAGTCCTATAAGAAATGCTGTGAGTCCGAATAGACGAGCAACAGATGCAACCAGACAATCAAATTCTAGTGCAAATTCTAGCGACACAGGCTTAACGAATTCAATTATAAGTTCTTCTCAATCTAATGAAACTAAGAGTACTCATGATCAAGATGAGATGTACGAATCTTCAAATGTGCATAAAATCACCAATAGAAATGAGAAAGCTGATGCAAATAGAAAGTTTAGCGACGATAATTATGTTCCTGAATCAACCTTCCATGAATCGGAAAACAAAGACAAGTCTCGTCAGTCGTCTATTCTGTCATTGACGTCGTCGCTCGATATACCCGTGGAACATACATTACCCTTGTTGAACCACTCTAGCTCATCGTTATTGACTCCTCaatcaaatttcaaaagtaTGAACTCTTCGatcaattcattgaatGATAGAAGAACAAGTAATGTACACGAGATCACCAAAATTACCGATTTGGTAGAGGGTGGTTTCAATGACGACCTATACAGAGTGAATGACAACTTGTCCCATTTAAGAAATCCAAGGATAAAGAAACACTACCAGAATAGTGATCATATGTCAGAGacagaaataaataaacaaaGGCAAAAGTCGTTTGGTGTTATAAACAATAACGATTCCGATATGGTAACAAGAATGAGCTCTTCAAGCGAATCGACAGTCCATGGAGATGATACAGTTGGTGCTCTGCCACtttttaattctaatgGTGGTTCCCCTTCTAATACGAATAGTTTATTCAAGCCTCTTTCTGGTTCGCCCGCCCCGGGATTAAATTATGGATTCATTATAGAATAGTGTCTCAAATAATATACTTTAATGCTTATAGTTATGTCTAAGTTGTAggattattattgtttgtaATTGATTTCGAATTATAAGTGTGAAGTAgaataatcaataatcaCAAAATGGGTCAATGTTTCTTAGGTCTTACTGAAATCACCACATTTCTCCTCAGCTCTACACATTATCCGTGATTTCTACATATGTCGGATAGAATACCtgattatttcaaatacgTACTCTTAAATACATACTTAAAAGAAGATTTGGGTGAAAATACTAAGATAGAATCtatttatctttttcaGACAATTCCTCTAACCATTCGTATAACACACTCAAATCTTTGGTAGCCAAGTCTTCCCGTTCACAAGCTTTGTCGTACCATTTCTTACCAACTTCACCCAAGAATAAGAATCTATTATTACTTTTAGCACTCTGGGTGGCCAAGACCAAATCTTTTCTGGCCAATTTGGTAATAAATCCTCCATGGCAATCTCGATCTGCTGGCAAGTCGTTTTCCTTTGGATATGCACCTTTAATAGGACAGTTGTCGACCGAGGCCCAGGACTTACCGGTGGAAACTGACACCAACTTAgcataattcttcatatcCAACCCGAATGACTTTGCCAATTGAAACGAATCGGCTACCGCCAAATTCGTGACCGCTAACAAATAGTTGTTAGATAATTTGGCAGCCAAACCAGTACCATGATTTTTTCCACAAGGGAAGATGTTGGTGCCCATCTTGCTCAACAAACTGGTCAAGGAAGGAGACATATCCTCGTGGGTTTCTCTCGACAACATGAAGGATAACGTTCCCTTACGTGCACCCGCTACACCCCCAGAAACAGGGGTATCGATGAAGTCAAAATCTGGGATCTGCTGCTTCACGTACTTGTGTACCTCGATGGAGGTAGGAATATCGACTGTCGACGAATCCAAAAACGTCGTACTCACCCCAGAGATATCAGTAGCGCactttttgtaattttgCACCAATTCTTCCACTACGGACTTAACATGTTTTCCTTCTGGCACCATCGTCATTATAAACTCCAATTGGGAGTCCACCTTGTGCACAAAATCCGAAATCGATTCCAATGGCACCACCAACTTCTTATTAGCTGGCGACGCCTCAGTGACCGTGTCCACAAACTTTTTTGTGTTTGCTGGCTCTAAGTCATAGACGTACAACTTATCGTCAGGCTCGAGCTTGTTGTAGATATGTCTGCCCATATGTTGTCCCATTTCTCCGAGTCCAATGAACCCATAGTTAGTCATCCTCAACAGCGACGTGGAAAGGCACCTAATACCCTGTTTAACCGAAATCATGttctatttttattatgCTATATCAATGTGACTTGAATGTAATTAACAGTAAAGTATCACCAGAAATATCTTGTATAACCGCTAGTGTTTCTATACTAATAGTTAAATAACTATAAAACTTCTTATGAACGTACATATCGGGCCCTATATATAGTTTGCCCATATATAACCCCGGATTTTCCCCTCCTTTCCTGTTTGATTTCCACAATGACATCCATTGCTTAAACGGGTTCGCATACTAAA
Protein-coding regions in this window:
- a CDS encoding DEHA2A06072p (no similarity); translation: MLRISKMCYGVSAKAGYRTATSKPIEFLPSHLVVQKPYDFHAIHTNYGWFIIPKPYYAYRWTTSNIHKAIEDRYPDIKDVPRSHEMLQKVVDDWGQTVDLSTKPITTKTTRADIKKQKDDALYRTQLKEDMPSLVTPSKQTTVPKKRSRLGTVTFIHAWNYYFSITHPKYSHLDKKESRREIANEWNAMTTEEKDDYREAYANLLNDGKDIHKGKIVSREEKLKKQFKKKKSDDK
- a CDS encoding DEHA2A06094p (weakly similar to uniprot|P47029 Saccharomyces cerevisiae YJL084C); this encodes MQTPNSPLFPAQKLTLSPSAVSLGGLTGTSSGVGSSTLIPQLPDKPLTETSSIQVYVVPAEKDLFMQGFEPEEYEGRPPTLLRGCLFLRVLKPSKIRSVTLTFKGQQRTDWPEGIPPKKTSYVELNDILSHTWPFYQSGNPLHSANGGADFFQELSKDHNSEVENSTLNVPLPVSRSRSPAAENGLGNFFTRNLSPATSFMRRAASPSSTVNESFSDLTSVLSTETDPLKPALFTPGDYIYNFEHPLHPSIPETSSVTFGEVFYYIEASVVRAGTFKSNLTGKLPINIIRTPSESNMEENEPIIITRDWDDQLRYDIVIGRKSIVLDSYLPLAFRFVPLWGKVALHRIRVYLSENLEYYCQNKKVHRLEPPKKYLLLEHKAKKGKSLLSEKSGQDEDEDDDAEILPKELEFQLFVPRVLSGRIKHEIHPDTSYENIQAHHWIKICLRLSKTDPEDPSKRKHYEISIDSPIHILSSLAAHVNTLLPAYDEHLVLSPSYNVQDHATPPLSPEVIPIDNTTVAGRNISRKGTENSVSLDEVIERPHANFEHITNHNGTFDDSDADMHLEANLYSPPDDNRPEMASPQALPHSGTFNSPIQRPIHFVRKPSINPPPFQENTNDMLIGVDNLPPPAYEEEDHSLSMSPLRIDESSDRGRSKSNSRFPGLTMTVSHEGPVKNLLSQQLRKSESELSRKYESEDISDNVSSVKPPTMSPIRNAVSPNRRATDATRQSNSSANSSDTGLTNSIISSSQSNETKSTHDQDEMYESSNVHKITNRNEKADANRKFSDDNYVPESTFHESENKDKSRQSSISSLTSSLDIPVEHTLPLLNHSSSSLLTPQSNFKSMNSSINSLNDRRTSNVHEITKITDLVEGGFNDDLYRVNDNLSHLRNPRIKKHYQNSDHMSETEINKQRQKSFGVINNNDSDMVTRMSSSSESTVHGDDTVGASPLFNSNGGSPSNTNSLFKPLSGSPAPGLNYGFIIE
- a CDS encoding DEHA2A06116p (similar to uniprot|Q9C1L3 Neurospora crassa Putative 3- hydroxyisobutyrate dehydrogenase G6G8.5); this encodes MISVKQGIRCLSTSSLRMTNYGFIGLGEMGQHMGRHIYNKLEPDDKLYVYDLEPANTKKFVDTVTEASPANKKLVVPLESISDFVHKVDSQLEFIMTMVPEGKHVKSVVEELVQNYKKCATDISGVSTTFLDSSTVDIPTSIEVHKYVKQQIPDFDFIDTPVSGGVAGARKGTLSFMLSRETHEDMSPSLTSLLSKMGTNIFPCGKNHGTGLAAKLSNNYLLAVTNLAVADSFQLAKSFGLDMKNYAKLVSVSTGKSWASVDNCPIKGAYPKENDLPADRDCHGGFITKLARKDLVLATQSAKSNNRFLFLGEVGKKWYDKACEREDLATKDLSVLYEWLEELSEKDK